Part of the Micropterus dolomieu isolate WLL.071019.BEF.003 ecotype Adirondacks linkage group LG22, ASM2129224v1, whole genome shotgun sequence genome is shown below.
AAACAATCtgtaatcaataatgaaaataatcgttagttgcagccctgctgAGATGCAGCAGCCACTCAATCACATTAGTGCAAATGCTCCGCAGTCTGCAGAGACTTCAGGTTCTTTGAGAAGGCTGCTACAGAGTTAGTCGCATGTTAACATGCAAGGAGGTCATTTTACCTTGTAAAATACTGCGTTTAAGATTGGTTAAAGGTTTTTAAGTGTCGGCACAGATAAAGGAAGCGACTGTGTTGATTTGCAGGTAACCTTTACTAGCTCCTGAGTCTACAGCCGCTGTGGATCTATGTGTCAAACTGTAGATCTCTGTTTAGCGGACTCTGTCTCTATAAGGCTATTTGGGCAACAAGCCGTTAGTttatttaacaacaataaaatgcttCCAAAATTAATTGACATGCTGGTGGTTGTTAGTAAAAGTCGTTGCTTTACAAGTTCACATGAAACAGTAGGCTAAGCTAACATCCCTCCGTCAGCTTAACTGGCTGACCAACCTCAAAAAGAGGCTGTGCCTCACGAGGAAAGTGGCACGAGCAGGGCAGAGGTGGGCATGAGAGAGCTCACTTTTCACTCAGCACGAGCGACAAAAGCACACTCACGCGTTAAGAAACACAGCATGCATGtcacagcctctctctctcagtgtggGAAGTATCGGGTTTGGGGATACGGGCAAACAGCAACACATGACGGCGAACATTAGAGACGTTAAACATAACAGAGAAACTTGACCGCCGTTAAGTGACACCTTACCTGGAGTTTTTCTGTGCCCGGTTATTACCGCCTCGCCACTTACTGGATGCAGCCAGGTTGTACTCTTCGCTTCCTCGCTGTTGAGAGACGGAAATGCATTCATTATAACACGGTGACTTTGTTCGAATCCGAAATGGGCAGACATGACTTgagcttttgtttttgaaggGATAGTTACTTAATGAAGAAGACGCGTCCATCCCGAGTAACCCCATAACTCCAGGAAGAAGGGAGACAAGAAACCCACTCGGGTTGTAGATCCGCCGCCATGTCTGGCAATACTGTATGACAGTCGCGCGGCTCCGCTCTCGCTGGCAGCGCGTACACGGAAACCTTGGCAACGGCGGATGGCTGAGAGGAGGGCAGGAGCTCAGGGGGTAGGGCAGGCAGGTACAGTCAATTCATTTGGCATGTTAAATACGTTAACTGATAGACACatctaaatagttttttttctatGTGGGAGTATGGAAGGATATTGCTGGATGAATTCTCTTAAAACTCATTGTGGCTGTgctattattgtcttttttgtggTTTTAGATGCACATTGTTTTATACTGGCAGTGTTATTGTTGCCTTTTGCATGGCTGTGGATGCATATTGTTCTAAACAAAGACACCTTTCAGTAGTGTGAACAACAATGTGGGCAGGGCTGGATTAACATGCTATAGGCCCCCCAGGGCAATATTGATCTGCTGGGCCCTGTGTGTCACAGTAGACAATTTAACTTGTTATTGCGGGGAAAGTACAGGTGTTACATATAACATTAGCAATGGATCCTTTATTTCAAGGTtcagtgtaatatttaggaggatctattgacagaaatgcaatataatatccataactatgttttcagtggtgaccttacataatgagctgttatgtttttattactttacacCGTGtgtccccttacatggaagcCACCATGTtgcgccaccatgtttctacattagcccaaatggacaaactactctataaaacatgtttcctcactatgttgaatatgtacaagaagaagaagaacaagtaacgttagtagtagtactagtcgactagtttattaaaagtaagaaaagtagagaaatttggacaaatggaggaccacatgtattatttagcataAGAGCCAACAGAGCGAGTCGGCCACCATAGGCTCTCCTGCGCatttggaaagggaggggtgagcggtgactggTGCcttcatgtggtgtcagaatttacatttattcatttttagctgacgcttttatccaaagcgacttacaattgctttgattgcattaagtgtcttgctcagggacacaatgttggatgggtcacagtgaacccgggtctctcacaacaaacgcaggcgtcttatccattgcgccatcaggcgtcttatccattgcgccatcaccaccccttaatctttttttcctcctgaaatttttattgcaaaaagaattaaaatggACATCTAGAAGTATGcaaaactttgatttgtgcaaaatcacatattgcagatacatattttgcaaacgtagtttgtaatatggttataacggtaAGTTTGCTGAGCCAATGGTTACAATTCCCAACAACAACTCACCACTAGATTCCACTAAAATTTGCACACTGCACCTTTAAGTGTCCCTGTAAGACACAGCAGTGTCAGTGTGACATTGACAGGGAAACTGAAATTGAAGATGCTatatggaattcagccatctttgatttattatttacacctgtgcgtCTCCTAAAACAATTTGTTCATATGGTGCATATTCTTAAATGCAATTTTGTTTAATCAAATAATCTAATCACCATGAATTAATTTAAGGAGGTCACTCGGGGCACAATAGCAAATTCTGCCCCGGGGCTTGCTAACTGGTTAATGCAGCCATTGTACCATAGTACTTGTCAGAGACAGTCTCCATGAGTGCTCAAGTCcagctttctctctcccctcattcCCATGATCTTAAAGTTAAATGCCAGAAATTGtacaaaaagaaatatgtaggcacaaaactgaaaaaatgaaGGTCTTAAAACTAGATTTTGACACTGGGGTCCTTCTTAAGACAGTGCCTATAGGCCAGGTAACAGGAGCGACCTTATGGCCCCTAACATGTCAAATTGTTGATGGTATTGTGCTTTACTGGTAGGAAACATAttccaaaacaaatggacaATAAAATTATCACAAACCAGATGACATGCAGTAAATCTGCAGCTTTTGTGGCCCTTGTAGTTCTGGTGTCCTTGGGGCAGTTGCCTGCGTTGTCTTGTTGCTTATCCAGCCTTGCATTGGCCATGGGggtacagacacaaacagtcagacacacaccgctgacaaacacacactttcaacTCTACCTTTAGATTCTTGGTCTCCACCTTCTCTCATTGTGCTGTGAAACTGCAGCATCAGCCTTTCAAACCATACAAAGACAAGTCATCCAACACTGCTGTGCCTGGCCTGTTTGTTGGCATTGTGCTCTGGTAAGCCACTGCTTTTGAGGCGGCTGGTGGTGGTTTTGGGAAGTGGACGCATCTGCCAACTGCCAGGTCATCCACTTTGGAGAATAACCAAATAACCTTTGCAATAATAATGCAAAGGTAGGGGAAGCAGTTAGAAAGTTGGGCACTCATGCCTGGTCAGATGTCAGACACTGAGCCCTTTGTTTTACTTAGGCTACCTGGGGCAGAGAAGCACAGTTTTCTGGTTATATGGAATACAAAAGAACTGCTTGTTTTTCCCCAGTTAGTTCAGACAATGGAAGAAAGAACACACAAATATTCAACAAAACTGAGCTGCATGTGCCCTTTTGATTAACCAGGCATCAATTTCAGATGGAGTGCAGAGGCTTTGTCGCATAATGCACAGCTAAATACAATCCATTCCCTAACCCTTAATCAAATCTTTTGATTATGAAATTCAGACTTTTTGAACAGTTAAAGTACCTTTTTAAGGAAATAGGTGCCTTACCTTGCTTGCCCAAGCCCCAGCTTTTCCATCACTATTTAATCCCTTTCAGAATATCTATGAATGAGATCCATTAGGGTGGAAATGATTGGATTAGAGGCTGATACCTACCTGTATGTGCTGGTATACCCGTGGGACCTGAAAGTGAGGTAGTGTCTGAAAGCCAGGGTccctgtttttcagttttccaaCTGGCAGATCTTCTCAGTGAGTCTATTTCTTGCCATTCATAGCATTCGGAAAAGAAAAGTGAAACATACAAGCATTATTTCTAATTCCTGACTGATTGAAATTATAGGCTAACCTGACATATGACATACAAAGCTTTGAATTAATAGGTATATTAGTCAAAAGTATTACTATAAAAGTATTTCTAGGGAAAGCCAAGACATTGATTTAAATTCAATTTCCCTTTAATTGACTCACAGGATTCTGAGTTAAAGGGTTTTTTGAGAACTTCCCAGCTGCCCTAGTCAATATGCAAGTTTGCATGGAGTTATATTTTCAATGTCTGACTGTGCTGAAATAATAGAAAGTCCAGCACTGTGGGTCAGTTCATGTAATTCTTTTTTTGGCAGGAGCATGCATTTCTCAACTGCAGCCCACAGTTGCCTGGGTGAATGATAAATGCTTCACTGTACTGTAGCTTATCATCAGCACTCAAGCAGCCCAGTACCATTTAGTTTAAGTGGGAGCCTAAATGAGAgtgacaaaatacatttgtctTTCTGCAAAAAGTAGAGCTAGTACAGGACGTGCATGTGATGCTGAGTGTAAACCCTTCTCATCAGCATGTAGTTGTGTAATACACAATGGAAATATGTGGAGAACAAGCAAAAAATATTTGCAGCCATTAGGTCCTTGACCCCTGCagatttgtttattcattttttattcacagATTTCTTTGGGATCCAATAAATGTTACGCTATACTTACCAGAGGCTCTGGTCGTAATGTGATGTACATACTAAATTGACTCTGTAGAGACTTTGAAAGATCAGAaactacagaaacatttttttgttgcttgCAAATACAAGGCTGtgttacacttttgttttacaGAGAATAAAAGAAACAAGATTGAAATAACACAATGCAGCCAGCTTCTCAAAGACTCAATTCATGTCCGTAAGGAGACCCAGGGTCTGAATATGTAAAAGAGAATAATTTTTAAGTATGTGGTGTTGTGTCTAGTTAACATTGTGCAACACATTCTTACATAATTGCACCGTGCTCAGCAAAGCGAGGGTTCTCTGCTCAGCGACAGAGGCCAGACTCGAGGCATCAGAATGTAATTAATGGTTGCACATTATCAAGCAGCTGTTGGAGGGCTTTGTTCTGCTGCCAGCTCAGCAGTAGCCTCGTGCCTGTCTGTGCTAGGTAAGAGGGAGGACTCTCCTCTTTAGACTGGAGCCACTCGGCATCTGTGCAGACCTCTCATCTGCTGGCATCAAAAGCCTTTACAGATAGAGCCATCTTTCAGCCTGAGCATAGCACTTTGAAATTAGTGGATTGGAAATGTGGGGATTTTTATTACATTGCCACCTAACTACCACTGAGGGGAAATTAGTCATTCTTTGATTAGATAAAAATAACAGTGCCCAATATATCCTCACGAGGTAATATTCAGCCCACAAGTACAGTGTAAAATGAACTTACTGGGCACAATAACTTTCtattgtactgtactgtttatCTCATCACACATTGCTCAATCATGTGAACATGATGTCATCTGTGCTGCTCTGATTGCAACACAGTATCATTTGACTGGCACGCATAACCCACAAACCAGTACAGTTACTAGGGCCAGCCAAGTCAGCAGGATAGGGTAATAGGCAACATTTGAAAAATTGGTCGTAAttcgatggactggcgacctgtctagggtgtaccccgccttttgcccaatgtcagctgggattggctccagccccccgcgaccctgtacgcaggataagcggttggcgatggatggatggatggatggatggtatatCACTCATTCAGTTGTAGATGCAGAGGTATGCCGTAGTAGCAATACAGATGGTAGGAATATGGGTCACTAGGCTTTGAAGGTTTGTGGAAAAAGGACTGAGAATGTGCAGTTCTCACAACTCACCTCTGAGTCATTAAACATGCTTCCCTGAATCACTGTTAGTCACAGGCTGATAAAAACCCAACCCACAAATGGCTCTGTGTTTACCACAGCCATGACCTCACTGGATCCATAGACTTTTGGGATGCAgtccaaatgtttttctttccagGTTTTATGAGATTTCCACTAGTGATATGTCATTAAGACTGAATGAGTGGGTACTCAATTTTGTAATTAAAGGATGCTGTAAATGGAGTCATAACTGAAGTGAGTCTGAGAGGAAATGCATTGCAGCTCTgctgtggcaaaaaaaaataaaacattaacgCAGACCCTACTGGGTTTTATTTTGCTATGTAAAGTAAAAACAGAGCTGGACTTGTGTTCGGTGTCATAGTTTATCCATGCTTAGTACTGAAAAGGTTGACTGTGTTACTTTCTGCAAAGCCCCAGACTGAGGTTTGGATCATCATACACATGGACCTGCCTGCGTGTCTTTTAAATATCTAATCTAACATAATCATTATAATCTTATCTACATGTTGTCTTTAGGCGTAAGTGGTTTAGACAAGAACCAATGTGTAAACATAATGACATTAACCTGCTTCCCTCCATCTATCTCTGCATCATAAACTGCTTTATTAATTGCTATATGTGTTTAGTAAGCACTACAAAAGGGTACTGTTAATGCACTGGACTTTAAATCATCCACACATAACATGAATGGGTTCTCTATTTATTGCAACTGACAACAATTACTCAAAAGATCCCACTGTGTCATTTAAGTAATGGAGTGGGTTATTAATTAAGATGAAGGACTACTTAACATTGATTAGGGTCTTAGGCACCACTTTGGTATAGTGCATGAATAACCCAACATGGGAGTGATTCCCTAATATACAGTGCTCATTAAAACTCATCACATGCGCTGACATCGCAAATTCTGACACGCAGCACCTCCTGGTTTCATCTTTATGATGGCAAGCCTGTGCCTTCACCCTGCAGTGTATTTATGCTTAAGTAGGAGATTATATATCAGTTCTTAGAGAACTAATTCAGGCCTAGTGCTAGTGTAAAATGAAAGTGCTAGTGTGGGAGTGAATGAGGCCCCATTCTACTGCAGACATCTTAAACATCTGAGGTGATAATACACAGTGCAGTGTTAATTAAGGCGTGGATGTGAAACAAACCAAGAAACGTAATCTTTTTTACACAGAAGTTGATAATATGTACTGGATAACAGTGTAACCACAACATCCGTTTGGCTTTGCAATATTCAGGACGTCTCAGCATGCAGTCCTCCCCTGTTGACACACATATCCTGTGTCTGATGGGAAAGCAGAGCAGTGTGACACAGGTCGTGAGCATCTTCTCAGGGCAGTGAGGGTCATGTGAGCGACAGTGAGAAAGGCTCCAGTACAGGAATAATTCTTTAAGGCGGCTTGGAAGAAATCCTCAAGGACAACACTGATATTCCCAAATGATCCCAGAGTTTGGGACAATAAACGAAACTTTTTGGTTAGCTGCCTGATTATCCCTCCCACTCTGTTCAGCAGTTACTATCAAATGCACAGAAAGCTgtcttaagaaaaaaaatacacacataacagcaaaaacaaaggcATGGCACGCAAATAAAAATAGCTTTTCATGTTGAATTTGAACAATTAACAAAAATGCTTAACAGAACCCTGGTGGCCTTTAAAGCTATAAATGTAAACAAgatattgtatgtatgtatatatatatatatatatatatatatatatatatttataccaCTATTCAGTTGAGATAGAATAACCTCCAAAGTAATTCATTCTGTAAAAGAGTTTAAACAAAATATTCCTGAAAAGGAAGGAAACATATGACCTAGTCTTTGACATCACAGTACACATATTTATGTATGAACATCTGCTCTGCTCTGGGCTATTTTGAGCCTGGAGTTTTTAAAAGTCAAGGTCATGCAAAACTGCATGATCTGTATGCGTTGCATGATCAAAGTATCATTACGGATTCAGTCACTTCCTTATTGGTATTACATGAAAAGTTGTTAAGCTGTGCCCCTTTGCCTTTCGGGAGTATTTCTTTACTGGCATTGTTCTAAAGTCCTACAGCTAAGACACAGGAAGTTATTGTGAAATCCTGGATTTCCACAGAAAATAAGTCACTGTTGGTCTGCATAAATAACTCTGAGTGTTTAttcttgtgaatgtgtgtatgatTAAGCATGTTCAAAGTCAAAAATGATAATGAGTGAGTCACATCTACTAAAGCAAAAGCCTGTCTGTCACAGaagtgtctgtttttctttaattaacGTTTTTGTTCATAACCCGACCCACATCCTTTGGCACTGGGTAAATGAGCTTTTtactgaaacagagagagaactaAGTGGGAGATGCCATACTCTGACTTCCTAAAAGGATGGATCAGCCTATGATTGATGAAGTAGCAGTTAAAAACCGCACAGCTTTATACACCCCATGTCATGTTATGTTGACATGGTGCACAAGCGATATTCTACCACAAATGATCTGTCCTTAGAGACCTCATAAGGCTGGCAGTTTTCAGCATGTTCATAAAACAACTCAAGCAAAACAGGCACTCTCAGTCATTCTGCATCAGTAGTCACTAGTGAAACTCCTACACAATGTGTTAATTTACtgaactaaaataaacacaaaaaaataagaatttgaTATAGTATGATGTGTCAACCACAAGGAAATATTTTCTTGTCACTTGCAACAAAGGTTCTACTTAAACACTTCAGTGTTTGTTATGAATAATTTtaatgaaacacacaaaaaaaaatcctatgGCACAATGTCCCTAGTATGTGTCACTTTTAATAATATCTGTGAAACTAAAAGTTTTCTCTTTCTGGATCTCATGTCAGACCACACTATCAATTATATATTAAtgcaaaacaatttaattaaaacctTTTTGAGTATCTCAATTTTATTGGTGCACAAGATGAGTGGTGGTTTATTTATTTCGCTGATGTGGCACATAGTGCTGGATCAGTGATGTAGCTTTTGGCTTTTACCTCCCATTCCACACCTGTTCAGGTATGCTGTTTCCTTAGAATATTGAATACAGAGCTCTCAATTACACCACAAGctgaaaaagaaacataaatTAATTTAGTTGAGCCATGTGGCAAGATGACCATGTCAGCAACA
Proteins encoded:
- the LOC123961582 gene encoding pleckstrin homology domain-containing family A member 5-like, producing the protein MAADLQPEWVSCLPSSWSYGVTRDGRVFFINEEAKSTTWLHPVSGEAVITGHRKTPAAFSKNLKSLQTAEHLH